Sequence from the Chloroflexota bacterium genome:
GTTCGTAGCGCGCACTTTGCGCTATAAAGCGCTGCGCACTTTAGTGCAGGGTTCGTAGCGCGCACTTTGCGCTATAAAGCGCTGCGCACTTTAGTGCGCAGGGTTCGTAGTGCGCACTTTAGTGCGCTATAGAGCGCTTCAGCGCTCGCTACAAACTACAAAACGAAAGCGAGGCTTATCTTGTACGAATATCGCAAGCTCACACTGCAGCAACGTCGCAAACTGGTAAAAGAGCGGCTGGATCGAGGCTATCCGCCTCACTCACCACCGCATCCCGTGCGCGATCAACAACTTTATCTACTGACAGCGGCTTGTTATGAGCACGCACAGCACATGTATTTGCCTGAGCGTCGCCGGCAAGTGCTGGATGCTCTCTTTGAAACGTTTACCCTACATGGCATCGAAATGCGCGCCTGGGTCATTCTGCCGAATCACTATCATATCCTTGCATATGTGCCGGATTTCAACTTGCTAGGAGGATTTTTCCGTTACATCCATGGTTCGATAGCTCGTCAATGGAATATCGAAGATGCCACACCTAGGCGCAAAGTTTGGTATCGTTTCAGTGACCGCGCTATTCGCTCAGAGCGGCATTATTA
This genomic interval carries:
- a CDS encoding transposase, translated to MYEYRKLTLQQRRKLVKERLDRGYPPHSPPHPVRDQQLYLLTAACYEHAQHMYLPERRRQVLDALFETFTLHGIEMRAWVILPNHYHILAYVPDFNLLGGFFRYIHGSIARQWNIEDATPRRKVWYRFSDRAIRSERHYYTTLNYIHYNPVKHRWVISPYEWSESSVRWYIEHYGREWLQDLWVTYPIRDYGRGWDEFPIL